The Vitis riparia cultivar Riparia Gloire de Montpellier isolate 1030 chromosome 3, EGFV_Vit.rip_1.0, whole genome shotgun sequence genome includes a region encoding these proteins:
- the LOC117911457 gene encoding phenylcoumaran benzylic ether reductase Pyrc5-like isoform X1, translating into MSEKSKILIIGGTGYIGKFIVAASAKSGHPTFALVRESAVSNPSKSEIIESFKSSGVTLVYGDLYDHESLVKAIKQVDVVISTVGRAQLSDQVKIIAAIKEAGNVKRFFPSEFGNDVDRVHAVEPAKTAFEIKAQIRRTIEAEGIPYTYVSSNTFAAFFLPTFSQPGATAPPRDKVIILGDGNPKAVFNKEDDIGTYTIKAADDPRTLNKILYIRPPQNTYSFNEIVSLWEKKIGKTLEKIYVPEEQVLKNIQEASFPLNVILSISHSVFIKGDHTNFEIKPSFGVEASELYPDVKYTIVDEYLDQFV; encoded by the exons ATGTCCGAAAAGAGCAAGATTCTCATAATCGGCGGCACTGGCTACATCGGAAAATTCATCGTCGCTGCCAGCGCTAAGTCCGGTCACCCTACCTTCGCTCTCGTCAGAGAATCCGCCGTTTCGAATCCTTCCAAGTCGGAAATCATTGAGAGTTTCAAGAGCTCCGGCGTGACTTTGGTGTAT GGTGATCTATACGATCACGAGAGTTTGGTGAAGGCGATTAAGCAGGTGGATGTGGTCATCTCGACCGTTGGTCGCGCACAGTTGTCGGATCAAGTCAAGATCATTGCTGccatcaaagaagctggaaaTGTCAAG AGATTCTTCCCATCAGAGTTTGGAAATGATGTGGACCGTGTCCATGCGGTTGAGCCAGCAAAAACAGCATTTGAGATAAAGGCTCAAATCCGCCGCACTATTGAGGCCGAAGGAATTCCCTACACCTATGTGTCCTCCAACACATTTGCTGCCTTTTTCCTTCCTACATTTTCACAGCCTGGAGCCACCGCTCCCCCCAGGGATAAAGTTATTATTTTAGGAGATGGGAATCCAAAAG CTGTTTTTAACAAGGAGGATGACATTGGCACCTATACTATTAAAGCTGCGGATGATCCTAGAACCTTGAACAAAATCCTTTACATCAGGCCTCCTCAGAACACCTACTCATTCAACGAAATTGTCTCCTTATGGGAAAAGAAGATTGGAAAAACCCTTGAGAAGATATATGTTCCAGAGGAGCAAGTTCTGAAGAACATCCAAG AAGCCTCTTTTCCACTCAATGTGATATTATCTATCAGTCACTCTGTTTTCATTAAGGGAGACCACACCAACTTTGAGATTAAGCCATCATTTGGAGTGGAGGCTTCAGAGCTATATCCCGATGTCAAATACACAATTGTGGATGAGTACCTTGACCAGTTTGTGTGA
- the LOC117911457 gene encoding phenylcoumaran benzylic ether reductase Betv6-like isoform X3 — protein MSEKSKILIIGGTGYIGKFIVAASAKSGHPTFALVRESAVSNPSKSEIIESFKSSGVTLVYGDLYDHESLVKAIKQVDVVISTVGRAQLSDQVKIIAAIKEAGNVKRFFPSEFGNDVDRVHAVEPAKTAFEIKAQIRRTIEAEGIPYTYVSSNTFAAFFLPTFSQPGATAPPRDKVIILGDGNPKAVFNKEDDIGTYTIKAADDPRTLNKILYIRPPQNTYSFNEIVSLWEKKIGKTLEKIYVPEEQVLKNIQGRPHQL, from the exons ATGTCCGAAAAGAGCAAGATTCTCATAATCGGCGGCACTGGCTACATCGGAAAATTCATCGTCGCTGCCAGCGCTAAGTCCGGTCACCCTACCTTCGCTCTCGTCAGAGAATCCGCCGTTTCGAATCCTTCCAAGTCGGAAATCATTGAGAGTTTCAAGAGCTCCGGCGTGACTTTGGTGTAT GGTGATCTATACGATCACGAGAGTTTGGTGAAGGCGATTAAGCAGGTGGATGTGGTCATCTCGACCGTTGGTCGCGCACAGTTGTCGGATCAAGTCAAGATCATTGCTGccatcaaagaagctggaaaTGTCAAG AGATTCTTCCCATCAGAGTTTGGAAATGATGTGGACCGTGTCCATGCGGTTGAGCCAGCAAAAACAGCATTTGAGATAAAGGCTCAAATCCGCCGCACTATTGAGGCCGAAGGAATTCCCTACACCTATGTGTCCTCCAACACATTTGCTGCCTTTTTCCTTCCTACATTTTCACAGCCTGGAGCCACCGCTCCCCCCAGGGATAAAGTTATTATTTTAGGAGATGGGAATCCAAAAG CTGTTTTTAACAAGGAGGATGACATTGGCACCTATACTATTAAAGCTGCGGATGATCCTAGAACCTTGAACAAAATCCTTTACATCAGGCCTCCTCAGAACACCTACTCATTCAACGAAATTGTCTCCTTATGGGAAAAGAAGATTGGAAAAACCCTTGAGAAGATATATGTTCCAGAGGAGCAAGTTCTGAAGAACATCCAAG GGAGACCACACCAACTTTGA
- the LOC117911454 gene encoding phenylcoumaran benzylic ether reductase Pyrc5-like translates to MSEKSKILIIGGTGYIGKFIVAASARSGHPTFALVRESTVSNPSKSEIIESFKSSGVTLVHGDLHDHESLVKAIKQVDVVISTVGRAQFSDQVKIIAAIKEAGNIKRFFPSEFGNDVDRIHAVGPAKTAFGIKAQIRRAIEAEGIPYTYVSSNFFAGFFLPRLSQLEATAAFFVSRLSQPGATGPPRDKIIIPGDGNPKAVFNKEDDIGTYTIKAVDDPRTLNKNLYIRPPPNTYSYNEIVSLWEKKIGKTLEKIYVPEEQVLKNIQEASAPLNAILSIDHSVFIKGDQTNFEIEPSFGVEASELYPDVKYTTVDELLNQLV, encoded by the exons ATGTCCGAAAAGAGCAAGATTCTCATCATCGGCGGCACTGGATACATCGGAAAATTCATCGTTGCTGCCAGCGCTAGGTCCGGTCACCCTACCTTCGCTCTCGTCAGAGAATCCACCGTTTCGAATCCTTCCAAGTCGGAAATCATTGAGAGTTTCAAGAGTTCCGGCGTGACTTTGGTACAT GGAGATCTACACGATCACGAGAGTTTGGTGAAGGCGATTAAGCAAGTGGATGTGGTCATCTCGACCGTTGGTCGCGCACAGTTCTCGGATCAAGTCAAGATCATTGCTGccatcaaagaagctggaaaTATCAAG AGATTCTTCCCATCAGAGTTTGGAAATGATGTGGACCGTATCCATGCTGTTGGCCCTGCAAAAACAGCATTTGGGATAAAAGCTCAGATCCGCCGCGCTATTGAGGCTGAAGGGATTCCCTACACCTACGTGTCCTCCAACTTCTTTGCTGGCTTTTTCCTTCCTAGATTATCACAGCTTGAAGCCACCGCTGCCTTTTTCGTTTCTAGATTATCACAGCCTGGAGCCACTGGTCCCCCCAGGGATAAAATTATTATCCCAGGAGATGGTAATCCAAAAG CTGTCTTTAACAAGGAGGATGACATTGGCACCTATACTATTAAAGCTGTGGATGATCCTAGAACCTTGAACAAAAACCTTTACATCAGGCCTCCTCCGAACACCTACTCATACAACGAAATTGTCTCCTTGTGGGAGAAGAAGATTGGAAAAACCCTTGAGAAGATATACGTTCCAGAGGAGCAAGTTCTGAAGAACATCCAAG AAGCCTCTGCTCCACTCAATGCAATATTATCAATCGATCACTCTGTTTTCATTAAGGGAGACCAAACCAACTTTGAGATCGAGCCATCATTTGGGGTGGAGGCTTCAGAGCTATATCCCGATGTCAAATACACAACTGTGGATGAGTTGCTCAACCAGCTTGTGTGA
- the LOC117911457 gene encoding phenylcoumaran benzylic ether reductase Pyrc5-like isoform X2, with translation MSEKSKILIIGGTGYIGKFIVAASAKSGHPTFALVRESAVSNPSKSEIIESFKSSGVTLVYGDLYDHESLVKAIKQVDVVISTVGRAQLSDQVKIIAAIKEAGNVKRFFPSEFGNDVDRVHAVEPAKTAFEIKAQIRRTIEAEGIPYTYVSSNTFAAFFLPTFSQPGATAPPRDKVIILGDGNPKAVFNKEDDIGTYTIKAADDPRTLNKILYIRPPQNTYSFNEIVSLWEKKIGKTLEKIYVPEEQVLKNIQASFPLNVILSISHSVFIKGDHTNFEIKPSFGVEASELYPDVKYTIVDEYLDQFV, from the exons ATGTCCGAAAAGAGCAAGATTCTCATAATCGGCGGCACTGGCTACATCGGAAAATTCATCGTCGCTGCCAGCGCTAAGTCCGGTCACCCTACCTTCGCTCTCGTCAGAGAATCCGCCGTTTCGAATCCTTCCAAGTCGGAAATCATTGAGAGTTTCAAGAGCTCCGGCGTGACTTTGGTGTAT GGTGATCTATACGATCACGAGAGTTTGGTGAAGGCGATTAAGCAGGTGGATGTGGTCATCTCGACCGTTGGTCGCGCACAGTTGTCGGATCAAGTCAAGATCATTGCTGccatcaaagaagctggaaaTGTCAAG AGATTCTTCCCATCAGAGTTTGGAAATGATGTGGACCGTGTCCATGCGGTTGAGCCAGCAAAAACAGCATTTGAGATAAAGGCTCAAATCCGCCGCACTATTGAGGCCGAAGGAATTCCCTACACCTATGTGTCCTCCAACACATTTGCTGCCTTTTTCCTTCCTACATTTTCACAGCCTGGAGCCACCGCTCCCCCCAGGGATAAAGTTATTATTTTAGGAGATGGGAATCCAAAAG CTGTTTTTAACAAGGAGGATGACATTGGCACCTATACTATTAAAGCTGCGGATGATCCTAGAACCTTGAACAAAATCCTTTACATCAGGCCTCCTCAGAACACCTACTCATTCAACGAAATTGTCTCCTTATGGGAAAAGAAGATTGGAAAAACCCTTGAGAAGATATATGTTCCAGAGGAGCAAGTTCTGAAGAACATCCAAG CCTCTTTTCCACTCAATGTGATATTATCTATCAGTCACTCTGTTTTCATTAAGGGAGACCACACCAACTTTGAGATTAAGCCATCATTTGGAGTGGAGGCTTCAGAGCTATATCCCGATGTCAAATACACAATTGTGGATGAGTACCTTGACCAGTTTGTGTGA
- the LOC117911456 gene encoding phenylcoumaran benzylic ether reductase Pyrc5-like isoform X2 has product MSEKSKILIIGATGYIGKFIVAASAKSGHPTFALVRESAVSNPSKSEIIESFKTSGVALVYGDLYDHESLVKAIKQVDVVISTVGRAQLSDQVKIIAAIKEAGNVKRFFPSEFGNDVDRVHAVEPAKTAFEIKAQIRRTIEAEGIPYTYLSSNTFAGFFLPTFSQPGATAPPRDKVIILGDGNPKAVFNKEDDIGTYTIKAADDPRTLSKILYIRPPQNTYSFNEIVSLWEKKIGKTLEKIYVPEEQVLKNIQEASVPLNVMLAISHSVFIKGDHTNFEIKPSFGVEASELYPDVKYTTVDEYLNQFV; this is encoded by the exons ATGTCCGAAAAGAGCAAGATTCTCATAATAGGCGCCACTGGCTACATCGGAAAATTCATCGTCGCTGCCAGCGCTAAGTCCGGTCACCCTACCTTCGCTCTCGTCAGAGAATCCGCCGTTTCGAATCCTTCCAAGTCGGAAATCATTGAGAGTTTCAAGACCTCCGGCGTGGCTTTGGTGTAT GGAGATCTATACGATCACGAGAGTTTGGTGAAGGCGATTAAGCAAGTGGATGTGGTCATCTCGACCGTTGGTCGCGCACAGTTGTCGGATCAAGTCAAGATCATTGCTGccatcaaagaagctggaaaTGTCAAG AGATTCTTCCCATCAGAGTTTGGAAATGATGTGGACCGTGTCCATGCGGTTGAGCCAGCAAAAACAGCATTTGAGATAAAGGCTCAAATCCGCCGCACTATTGAGGCTGAAGGAATTCCCTACACCTATCTGTCCTCCAACACATTTGCTGGCTTTTTCCTTCCTACATTTTCACAGCCTGGAGCCACCGCTCCCCCCAGGGATAAAGTTATTATTTTAGGAGATGGGAATCCAAAAG CTGTTTTTAACAAGGAGGATGACATTGGCACCTATACTATTAAAGCTGCGGATGATCCTAGAACCTTGAGCAAAATCCTTTACATCAGGCCTCCTCAGAACACCTACTCATTCAACGAAATTGTCTCCTTATGGGAAAAGAAGATTGGAAAAACCCTTGAGAAGATATATGTTCCAGAGGAGCAAGTTCTGAAGAACATCCAAG AAGCCTCTGTTCCACTCAATGTGATGTTAGCAATCAGTCACTCTGTTTTCATTAAGGGAGACCACACCAACTTTGAGATCAAGCCATCATTTGGAGTGGAGGCTTCAGAGCTATATCCTGATGTCAAATACACAACTGTGGATGAGTACCTCAACCAGTTTGTGTGA
- the LOC117911456 gene encoding phenylcoumaran benzylic ether reductase Pyrc5-like isoform X1, which produces MSEKSKILIIGATGYIGKFIVAASAKSGHPTFALVRESAVSNPSKSEIIESFKTSGVALVYGDLYDHESLVKAIKQVDVVISTVGRAQLSDQVKIIAAIKEAGNVKLLLEVLYFIQRFFPSEFGNDVDRVHAVEPAKTAFEIKAQIRRTIEAEGIPYTYLSSNTFAGFFLPTFSQPGATAPPRDKVIILGDGNPKAVFNKEDDIGTYTIKAADDPRTLSKILYIRPPQNTYSFNEIVSLWEKKIGKTLEKIYVPEEQVLKNIQEASVPLNVMLAISHSVFIKGDHTNFEIKPSFGVEASELYPDVKYTTVDEYLNQFV; this is translated from the exons ATGTCCGAAAAGAGCAAGATTCTCATAATAGGCGCCACTGGCTACATCGGAAAATTCATCGTCGCTGCCAGCGCTAAGTCCGGTCACCCTACCTTCGCTCTCGTCAGAGAATCCGCCGTTTCGAATCCTTCCAAGTCGGAAATCATTGAGAGTTTCAAGACCTCCGGCGTGGCTTTGGTGTAT GGAGATCTATACGATCACGAGAGTTTGGTGAAGGCGATTAAGCAAGTGGATGTGGTCATCTCGACCGTTGGTCGCGCACAGTTGTCGGATCAAGTCAAGATCATTGCTGccatcaaagaagctggaaaTGTCAAG CTTCTTCTTGAAGTGCTTTATTTCATCCAGAGATTCTTCCCATCAGAGTTTGGAAATGATGTGGACCGTGTCCATGCGGTTGAGCCAGCAAAAACAGCATTTGAGATAAAGGCTCAAATCCGCCGCACTATTGAGGCTGAAGGAATTCCCTACACCTATCTGTCCTCCAACACATTTGCTGGCTTTTTCCTTCCTACATTTTCACAGCCTGGAGCCACCGCTCCCCCCAGGGATAAAGTTATTATTTTAGGAGATGGGAATCCAAAAG CTGTTTTTAACAAGGAGGATGACATTGGCACCTATACTATTAAAGCTGCGGATGATCCTAGAACCTTGAGCAAAATCCTTTACATCAGGCCTCCTCAGAACACCTACTCATTCAACGAAATTGTCTCCTTATGGGAAAAGAAGATTGGAAAAACCCTTGAGAAGATATATGTTCCAGAGGAGCAAGTTCTGAAGAACATCCAAG AAGCCTCTGTTCCACTCAATGTGATGTTAGCAATCAGTCACTCTGTTTTCATTAAGGGAGACCACACCAACTTTGAGATCAAGCCATCATTTGGAGTGGAGGCTTCAGAGCTATATCCTGATGTCAAATACACAACTGTGGATGAGTACCTCAACCAGTTTGTGTGA